Proteins encoded within one genomic window of Streptomyces profundus:
- a CDS encoding RcpC/CpaB family pilus assembly protein, translating into MSPYPDAAEAALRTPGLPAEPPDPIRRARRGRAPDQRASAAWAAVGHGSRGGPAAPSAAGARAPQCGVVPSFAPIRPRGSRRPLWWLLRRRRPVAGVLALLAALVSLLLPHAGAEPASPPDPLVSGGSPAAQEADDEPQAAAAEPRQLSLTLPIADPASVRSLTPGDRVDVFATAPSGGGAEGGSSGVPEARLVASGARVAEVPEPPGGAAEERGTALSSGVEPDGLGARLVLSVAPDTAAELAGAAAGSTLAVARW; encoded by the coding sequence ATGAGCCCCTATCCGGACGCCGCCGAGGCGGCCCTCAGAACGCCCGGCCTTCCCGCCGAGCCGCCCGATCCCATCCGTCGCGCCCGTCGGGGCCGCGCCCCCGACCAACGCGCGTCCGCCGCCTGGGCGGCGGTGGGCCACGGCTCCCGGGGTGGGCCGGCGGCGCCTTCCGCTGCGGGCGCCCGCGCGCCGCAGTGCGGCGTGGTGCCGTCCTTCGCCCCCATTCGCCCGCGTGGCTCCCGCCGCCCGCTGTGGTGGCTGCTGCGCCGCCGGCGGCCGGTGGCCGGGGTGCTCGCGCTGCTGGCGGCGCTGGTGTCGCTGCTGCTGCCCCATGCCGGGGCCGAGCCGGCGAGCCCACCGGACCCGCTGGTCAGCGGCGGTTCGCCGGCCGCCCAGGAGGCGGACGATGAGCCTCAGGCTGCCGCCGCGGAGCCGAGGCAACTCTCGTTGACGCTGCCGATCGCGGATCCGGCCTCGGTTCGCTCGCTCACGCCCGGGGATCGAGTCGACGTGTTCGCCACCGCGCCTTCGGGCGGGGGAGCGGAGGGGGGCTCGTCCGGTGTCCCCGAGGCCAGGCTGGTCGCCAGCGGCGCCAGGGTGGCCGAGGTGCCGGAGCCCCCCGGCGGGGCGGCGGAGGAGCGCGGCACGGCGCTCTCCTCGGGCGTCGAGCCGGATGGCCTCGGGGCACGGCTGGTGCTCTCCGTCGCCCCCGACACGGCGGCCGAGCTGGCGGGCGCGGCGGCCGGTTCGACGCTGGCGGTCGCGCGATGGTGA
- the mscL gene encoding large conductance mechanosensitive channel protein MscL, translating to MSEEERGGKRALTEARGVLAGFREFLMRGNVVDLAVAVVIGAAFTNIVNSVVEGVINPMVGAFGTQDLNEYQSCLRGLCEEDANGVMQGIPIRWGSVISASLTFVITAAVVYFLMILPMTRYLARRKAKQPVEPVAKTDLDLLAEIRDELVALRAASAPAADGSGGAGGTATVGAQRPAPEDAPGGGADPTATGGDRQS from the coding sequence GTGAGCGAGGAAGAGCGGGGCGGCAAGCGGGCCCTCACGGAGGCGAGGGGGGTGCTGGCCGGCTTCCGCGAGTTCCTGATGCGTGGGAACGTGGTGGATCTGGCGGTGGCCGTGGTCATCGGGGCCGCGTTCACCAACATCGTGAACTCGGTGGTCGAGGGGGTGATCAACCCCATGGTGGGTGCCTTCGGCACCCAGGATCTCAACGAGTACCAGTCCTGCCTGCGCGGGCTCTGCGAGGAGGACGCCAACGGCGTGATGCAGGGCATCCCGATCCGCTGGGGCTCGGTGATCAGCGCCTCGCTCACCTTCGTGATCACGGCGGCGGTGGTCTACTTCCTGATGATCCTGCCGATGACCCGCTATCTGGCGCGGCGCAAGGCCAAGCAGCCGGTGGAGCCGGTGGCGAAGACCGATCTGGATCTGCTGGCCGAGATCAGGGACGAGCTGGTGGCGCTGCGGGCCGCCAGCGCCCCCGCCGCCGATGGCTCGGGTGGCGCCGGCGGCACCGCCACGGTCGGCGCCCAGCGTCCGGCGCCGGAGGACGCCCCCGGCGGCGGGGCGGATCCCACCGCGACGGGCGGGGATCGCCAGAGCTGA
- a CDS encoding AMP-binding protein, protein MSGDQHGGGRWSGPADVLTHGQLLRMGDQASAALLSHGVRAQDPVAVQLPMCLESVVITLACLKIGAQRLTLPLGDNRDFVRGRLNSSGARVVICADACDLDGRVHSVKANLDRTLARCPLVETVLVVRQLARPVPWEPGRDRWWHEDLAPRTLPPRPYPDRMSADIPPASGTSGTERLVFEDPLSSRSSDDGDHGWGEDPTQEASEGNLLRLINERPPHHI, encoded by the coding sequence ATGTCGGGAGATCAACATGGTGGGGGGCGCTGGTCCGGTCCGGCCGACGTGCTCACCCACGGCCAGCTGCTGCGTATGGGAGACCAGGCCAGCGCCGCCCTGCTGAGCCACGGGGTCCGTGCCCAGGATCCGGTGGCCGTGCAACTGCCCATGTGCCTGGAGTCGGTGGTGATCACCCTGGCCTGTCTGAAGATCGGCGCTCAGCGGCTCACCCTGCCCCTCGGGGACAACCGGGACTTCGTTCGGGGCCGCCTCAACAGCAGCGGGGCCCGTGTGGTGATCTGCGCTGACGCCTGTGACCTCGACGGCCGGGTGCACAGCGTCAAGGCGAACCTGGACCGCACCCTCGCCCGCTGCCCGCTGGTGGAAACCGTGCTGGTGGTCAGGCAGCTGGCGCGGCCTGTGCCCTGGGAGCCCGGGCGGGACCGCTGGTGGCACGAGGACCTGGCGCCTCGGACGCTGCCGCCCCGGCCGTATCCTGACCGTATGAGCGCGGACATCCCACCGGCGAGTGGCACCTCGGGCACCGAAAGGCTGGTCTTCGAGGACCCGCTGTCGAGCCGTTCCTCGGACGACGGCGACCACGGCTGGGGCGAGGACCCCACGCAGGAAGCCTCCGAGGGCAACCTGCTGCGCCTGATCAACGAGCGGCCACCGCACCACATCTGA
- a CDS encoding MFS transporter: protein MPPDTTVSPTPVGANPRRWQALFFIALAQLMVVLDGTIVNIALPTAQEDLGISAGDRQWVITAYALAFGGLLLFGGRISDIWGRQRTFILGLVGFAFASALGGAAQNQLMMFGARALQGVFGALLAPAALALLTVMFTDVKERAKAFGVFGAIAGAGAAVGLLLGGVLTEYLDWRWTFYVNVPFAVVAVIGAVLVIREPDEARNRSPLDVPGVLLATLGLVALVYGFSRAEHQGWSETWVIASFVASAVLLIAFVVVESRVEHPLLPLRVLTDRNRGGTYLAFALAVIAMFGLFLFLTLYLQIIREYSPVQTGVAFLPMVVGMIIGSTQIAPRLTPLVAPRYLMGPGLLVASLGMLWLTQLELDSSYATVIMPGQVLLGLGMGTAFMAGMSLATSGVRPTDAGVASAMVNTAQQIGGAVGTALLNTIAASATSGYLAARLQDATTDDAQLQLRLASEVHGYSVAIWWGFGIIATGAVIAFLLINAERGGGRSGAEGEEAGEQPAPVLVH from the coding sequence ATGCCACCCGACACCACCGTGAGCCCGACGCCGGTCGGCGCCAACCCCAGGCGCTGGCAGGCTCTGTTCTTCATCGCGTTGGCTCAACTGATGGTCGTGCTCGACGGCACGATCGTGAACATCGCCCTTCCCACCGCCCAGGAGGACCTCGGCATCTCGGCGGGTGACCGCCAGTGGGTGATCACCGCCTATGCCCTGGCCTTTGGTGGTCTGCTGCTCTTCGGCGGACGCATCTCCGACATCTGGGGCCGGCAGCGCACCTTCATCCTGGGCCTGGTCGGCTTCGCCTTCGCCTCAGCGCTCGGAGGAGCGGCGCAGAACCAGCTGATGATGTTCGGCGCGCGGGCCCTCCAGGGCGTCTTCGGCGCCCTGCTCGCTCCCGCGGCGCTCGCCCTGCTCACCGTGATGTTCACCGACGTCAAGGAACGCGCCAAGGCGTTCGGCGTCTTCGGTGCCATCGCGGGCGCCGGCGCCGCCGTGGGCCTGCTGCTCGGCGGCGTGCTCACCGAGTACCTGGACTGGCGCTGGACCTTCTATGTGAACGTGCCCTTCGCCGTGGTCGCCGTGATCGGCGCCGTCCTCGTGATCCGCGAACCGGACGAGGCGCGCAACCGCTCCCCGCTGGACGTGCCCGGTGTGCTGTTGGCGACACTCGGCCTGGTCGCGCTGGTCTACGGGTTCAGCCGGGCCGAGCACCAGGGTTGGAGCGAGACCTGGGTGATCGCGAGCTTCGTGGCCTCCGCGGTGCTGTTGATCGCCTTCGTGGTGGTGGAGAGCCGGGTCGAACACCCCCTGCTGCCGCTGCGCGTGCTCACCGACCGCAACCGGGGCGGCACCTATCTGGCGTTCGCCCTCGCCGTGATCGCGATGTTCGGGCTCTTCCTGTTCCTGACCCTGTACCTCCAGATCATTCGCGAGTACTCGCCCGTCCAGACCGGCGTCGCGTTCCTGCCGATGGTCGTCGGCATGATCATCGGATCCACGCAGATAGCTCCCCGGCTGACCCCCCTGGTGGCGCCGCGCTATCTGATGGGGCCCGGCCTGCTCGTGGCCTCGCTGGGCATGCTCTGGCTGACCCAGCTGGAGCTGGACTCCTCCTACGCCACGGTGATCATGCCGGGGCAGGTGCTGCTCGGCCTCGGCATGGGCACGGCCTTCATGGCGGGGATGAGCCTGGCCACCTCCGGGGTGCGGCCCACCGACGCGGGAGTCGCCTCGGCGATGGTCAACACCGCGCAGCAGATCGGTGGGGCCGTCGGCACCGCGCTGCTGAACACCATCGCCGCGAGCGCCACCAGCGGCTATCTGGCCGCGCGCCTGCAGGACGCCACCACGGACGACGCCCAGCTGCAACTGCGTCTCGCGTCCGAGGTGCACGGCTACAGCGTGGCCATCTGGTGGGGCTTCGGCATCATCGCGACGGGGGCGGTGATCGCGTTCCTGCTGATCAACGCGGAGCGCGGCGGCGGGCGCAGCGGCGCCGAGGGCGAGGAGGCCGGGGAGCAGCCGGCTCCGGTGCTCGTGCACTGA
- a CDS encoding TetR/AcrR family transcriptional regulator: MSQPTTPARCGARTPLRADAARNRERILGAAREAVVEHGPEVALDEIARRAGVGNATLYRHFPDRQSLLLQMLIYVSDRITERARQALEAERDPFEALSRLILDSAEERVGGLCHLLGVGAEGENSELAASRNRALHITEQLLAAAHASGQLRSDVGAGDLLIAISRLTLSVPGSPCSNDVDLSRRHLQIFLDGLRTPPRSELAGGALRLADLKDEIR, encoded by the coding sequence ATGAGCCAGCCCACGACGCCCGCGCGGTGCGGAGCGCGCACTCCGCTGCGTGCCGACGCCGCGCGCAACCGGGAGCGCATCCTGGGCGCGGCGCGCGAGGCCGTGGTGGAACACGGGCCCGAGGTCGCCCTCGACGAAATCGCTCGACGGGCCGGAGTAGGAAATGCCACGCTGTACCGGCACTTTCCCGACCGGCAGTCTCTGCTGCTCCAGATGCTGATCTATGTCAGCGACCGGATCACCGAGCGCGCCAGACAGGCACTGGAGGCCGAGCGCGACCCTTTCGAGGCGCTGAGCCGCCTCATCCTCGACTCGGCCGAGGAACGCGTCGGCGGCCTCTGCCACCTGCTCGGCGTCGGCGCCGAGGGAGAGAACTCGGAGCTGGCCGCCAGCCGGAACCGGGCCCTCCACATCACCGAGCAACTGCTGGCCGCCGCGCACGCTTCGGGCCAGCTGCGTTCCGACGTGGGCGCGGGAGACCTTCTGATCGCCATCAGCCGGCTCACGCTGTCCGTGCCGGGCAGCCCATGCTCCAACGACGTCGACCTGTCCAGACGGCACCTCCAGATCTTCCTGGACGGCCTGCGGACTCCTCCACGCAGCGAACTCGCGGGAGGCGCCCTGCGATTGGCGGATCTCAAAGACGAGATCCGCTGA
- a CDS encoding sigma-70 family RNA polymerase sigma factor yields the protein MATRAVARRQDTDDSVATGSVRSSASSDATERDLVGMYLDEIARTPLLDAAQEVELSLAIEAGLYAERLLNEQEEPAAEGPSGSASRDELAALAAEGDRAKDSFIRSNLRLVVAVARRYPRSGLPLLDLIQEGNAGLVRAVEKFDYTKGFKFSTYATWWIRQAITRSIADQSRTIRLPVHLVEELGRIRRVQREFNREHGREPEPAEVSAELGSTPERVQDVLDWARDPVSLNMAVDDEGETQFGDLLEDTSAASPEQSVLVMMRREGLEDLIGRLDQRTAAIIRARYGIEDGRERTLTEVGRQHGLTRERIRQIEKHALLELKKMASDSGFDAAA from the coding sequence ATGGCAACCCGTGCCGTCGCCCGGCGTCAGGACACCGATGACAGTGTCGCGACGGGCAGTGTCCGGTCGAGCGCGAGCAGCGATGCCACGGAGCGCGACCTGGTCGGAATGTATCTCGACGAGATAGCCCGCACTCCGCTGCTCGACGCGGCTCAGGAGGTCGAGCTGTCCCTCGCCATCGAGGCGGGGCTCTACGCGGAGCGCCTGCTCAACGAGCAGGAGGAGCCGGCGGCCGAAGGGCCCTCCGGCTCGGCCTCGCGGGACGAGCTGGCAGCGCTGGCCGCCGAGGGCGACCGCGCCAAGGACAGCTTCATCCGTTCCAACCTGCGTCTGGTGGTCGCCGTGGCGCGCCGGTACCCGCGCAGTGGGCTGCCGTTGCTCGACCTCATCCAGGAGGGCAACGCCGGTCTTGTGCGGGCCGTGGAGAAGTTCGACTACACCAAGGGCTTCAAGTTCTCCACCTACGCCACCTGGTGGATCAGGCAGGCCATCACCCGATCGATAGCCGACCAGTCGCGCACCATCCGGCTGCCGGTGCATCTGGTCGAGGAGTTGGGCCGGATCCGCCGTGTGCAGCGGGAGTTCAACCGCGAGCACGGTCGCGAGCCGGAGCCGGCCGAGGTATCGGCCGAGCTGGGCTCCACGCCGGAGCGCGTGCAGGACGTACTGGACTGGGCGCGTGACCCGGTCAGCCTGAACATGGCGGTGGACGACGAGGGCGAGACCCAGTTCGGGGATCTGCTGGAGGACACCTCGGCAGCCTCGCCCGAGCAGTCGGTGCTGGTGATGATGCGCCGCGAGGGCCTTGAGGACCTCATCGGGCGGCTCGACCAGCGCACCGCGGCCATCATCAGGGCGCGCTACGGCATCGAGGACGGGCGCGAGCGCACGCTCACGGAGGTGGGCAGGCAGCACGGCCTGACCAGGGAGCGCATCCGGCAGATCGAGAAGCACGCGCTGCTCGAACTGAAGAAGATGGCGAGCGACTCCGGCTTCGACGCGGCGGCCTGA
- a CDS encoding FtsW/RodA/SpoVE family cell cycle protein, translating into MGRDSAGAPRSRRRGWGHPAESPGVRAWTARRRNLELTLVIFAIAIIAAGHTIVGLTVLGRPPSGLLAHTVGLGALALAAHLVVRRFARFADPLILPITVLLTGLGLVLIDRLDHAYAAHLPETDYQSVPVAPDQVAWTVVGVGLLTGTLVVLRHHRALQRYTYLGMTVAMALLMAPALFGADIYGAKRWIIVGSLSVQPGEFVKVMIVVFFASYLMANRDALALAGRRVLGLDLPRGRNAGPVLLVWAVSLVVLFYERDLGTSLIFFGVFVVMLYIATGRTGWLVFGGLLAALGTAVVSATQEHVKGRIRIWLDPMVAFLPKEEQPAGFVSDQAAQALFSFGAGELTGTGLGQGHTYLVGFAGRSDFILTAVGEELGLLGVTLVLLLYALLIQRGFSAGLATPDPFGKLLAAGLASVIALQVFVVVGGVIGLIPLTGKALPFLAQGGSSTVANWLLVALLIRVSDRAGRAATEPAGNATILTPAIVARPDPL; encoded by the coding sequence ATGGGCAGAGACAGCGCGGGGGCCCCGCGCTCCCGCCGGAGGGGGTGGGGGCATCCGGCCGAGTCGCCCGGCGTGCGCGCCTGGACGGCGCGCCGTCGCAACCTCGAACTCACCCTGGTGATCTTCGCGATCGCGATCATCGCGGCCGGCCACACCATCGTCGGCCTGACGGTGCTGGGCCGCCCGCCGTCCGGGCTCCTCGCCCACACCGTGGGCCTGGGCGCGCTGGCGTTGGCCGCGCATCTGGTGGTGCGCAGGTTCGCGCGCTTCGCCGACCCGCTGATCCTGCCCATCACCGTGCTGCTCACCGGGCTCGGCCTGGTGCTGATCGACCGGCTGGACCACGCCTACGCCGCGCACCTCCCGGAGACCGACTACCAGTCCGTCCCGGTCGCGCCGGACCAGGTGGCCTGGACGGTGGTGGGCGTCGGCCTGCTGACCGGCACGCTGGTGGTGCTGCGCCACCACCGCGCGTTGCAGCGGTACACCTATCTCGGCATGACCGTGGCCATGGCGCTCCTGATGGCGCCCGCCCTCTTCGGCGCCGACATCTACGGTGCCAAGCGGTGGATCATCGTGGGGTCGCTCTCCGTCCAGCCGGGCGAGTTCGTCAAGGTCATGATCGTTGTCTTCTTCGCGAGCTATCTGATGGCGAACCGGGACGCGCTGGCGCTGGCCGGACGCCGGGTGCTCGGCCTGGATCTGCCGCGCGGACGCAACGCCGGGCCGGTGCTGCTGGTGTGGGCCGTCAGCCTGGTGGTGCTCTTCTACGAACGCGACCTCGGCACGTCGTTGATCTTCTTCGGGGTCTTCGTGGTGATGCTCTACATCGCGACCGGGCGCACCGGATGGCTGGTGTTCGGCGGGTTGTTGGCCGCGTTGGGGACGGCGGTGGTCTCGGCCACCCAGGAGCATGTCAAGGGGCGCATCCGCATCTGGCTGGACCCGATGGTCGCGTTTCTGCCCAAGGAGGAGCAGCCCGCTGGCTTCGTGTCCGACCAGGCCGCCCAGGCGTTGTTCAGTTTCGGTGCCGGCGAGCTCACCGGCACGGGTCTCGGACAGGGACACACCTATCTGGTCGGCTTCGCGGGGCGCAGCGACTTCATCCTGACCGCCGTGGGCGAGGAACTCGGGCTGCTGGGCGTGACCCTGGTGCTGCTGCTCTACGCACTGCTGATCCAACGCGGTTTCAGCGCCGGCCTCGCGACCCCCGATCCGTTCGGGAAGCTGCTGGCGGCCGGGCTGGCATCGGTGATAGCGCTCCAGGTCTTCGTGGTGGTGGGCGGCGTGATCGGGCTGATCCCGCTGACCGGCAAGGCACTGCCGTTCCTGGCCCAGGGCGGATCGTCGACGGTGGCCAACTGGCTGCTGGTGGCCCTGTTGATCCGGGTCAGCGACCGGGCCGGGCGGGCGGCCACCGAACCGGCGGGCAACGCCACCATCCTCACCCCCGCCATCGTGGCGCGCCCCGATCCGCTGTAG
- a CDS encoding M20 metallopeptidase family protein, with amino-acid sequence MNLLDDARALNDELVQLRRRLHAIPEIGLQLPRTQEAVLAALDGLPIEVDTGRGLTSVTGVLRGARPGPTVLLRGDMDALPVAERTGLPFAAEAERMHACGHDLHTTMLAGAARLLAAHRDQLAGNVLLMFQPGEEGYNGAGQMLDEGVLDATGERPVAAYALHVLSHTWPAGVFTARGGPAMAASSVLDVTVRGAGGHGSAPYRAKDPIPAACEMVTALQTWISRSFDVFDPVVLTVGSFHSGTATNIIPDTATFAATVRTFSREARSRIGEGVVAVCEGVAAAHGLEVDARFVEQYPVTVNDVAETAFAADAVREALGEERFAPMENPLTGAEDFSRVIDEVPGAMVFLGATPEGVDPEAAPANHSPLAAFDESVLADGAALYAELAVRRLAV; translated from the coding sequence ATGAACCTTCTCGACGACGCCAGAGCCCTGAACGACGAACTCGTCCAACTCCGCCGGCGGTTGCACGCGATCCCCGAGATCGGGCTCCAGCTGCCCCGCACCCAGGAGGCCGTGTTGGCCGCGCTGGACGGGCTGCCCATCGAGGTCGACACCGGGCGGGGCCTGACCTCGGTCACCGGGGTGCTGCGCGGCGCCCGCCCCGGGCCCACCGTGCTGCTGCGCGGCGACATGGACGCCCTTCCGGTCGCCGAGCGCACCGGGTTGCCGTTCGCCGCCGAGGCCGAGCGGATGCACGCGTGCGGCCACGACCTGCACACCACCATGCTGGCCGGCGCCGCCCGGCTGCTGGCCGCCCACAGGGATCAACTGGCTGGAAACGTGCTGTTGATGTTTCAGCCGGGCGAGGAGGGATACAACGGCGCCGGTCAGATGCTCGACGAGGGCGTGCTCGACGCCACGGGCGAGCGCCCGGTCGCCGCCTACGCGCTCCATGTGCTCTCGCACACCTGGCCGGCTGGCGTCTTCACCGCCAGGGGCGGTCCCGCCATGGCGGCCTCCAGCGTCCTCGACGTGACGGTGCGCGGTGCCGGCGGCCATGGCTCGGCGCCCTACCGCGCCAAGGATCCGATCCCCGCCGCCTGCGAGATGGTCACCGCACTCCAGACGTGGATCAGCCGTAGTTTCGACGTCTTCGACCCGGTGGTGCTCACGGTCGGCAGTTTCCACTCGGGAACGGCCACCAACATCATTCCCGACACGGCGACCTTCGCCGCGACGGTGCGCACCTTCTCCCGCGAAGCCAGGTCCAGGATCGGCGAGGGCGTGGTGGCCGTCTGCGAGGGCGTCGCCGCCGCCCACGGGCTGGAGGTGGATGCCCGCTTCGTCGAGCAGTACCCGGTGACGGTCAACGACGTGGCGGAGACCGCGTTCGCCGCCGACGCCGTCCGCGAGGCGCTCGGCGAGGAGCGGTTCGCGCCCATGGAGAACCCGCTGACCGGCGCGGAGGACTTCTCCCGGGTGATCGACGAGGTGCCGGGCGCGATGGTCTTCCTCGGTGCCACGCCCGAGGGCGTCGACCCCGAGGCCGCGCCGGCCAACCACTCGCCGCTGGCCGCCTTCGACGAGTCGGTGCTGGCCGACGGCGCCGCCCTCTACGCGGAGCTGGCGGTGCGCCGACTGGCCGTATAG
- the egtA gene encoding ergothioneine biosynthesis glutamate--cysteine ligase EgtA: MSRPATAPSGPWGPTGSSRPGAATPRAHAGARHPDAPSDAPPLSERDAEEHVARTCVSTGAPTRTGVELEWLVRRVDDPAAAVPAEAVRAALAPLHDTAPRGDDPPCDAVLPGGGRLTREPGGQVEISSAPGDSLVACVRATRTDLARLRDALAAAGLEAVGLGLDPYRDPPRVLHHPRYQAMESFFDRQTPGGRLIMRATASVQISVDAGDDSRGPTGYRARWALTHRLGPVLIAAFANSPVWRGRPTGWRSTRQALWSRLDPGRTRPFTPDAQATTAPEAAPDGEDPRAAWARYALDASLLCVRRGAPAGWYAPPNHSFRSWLRGPTADRRAPTLADLDYHLSTLFPPVRPRGWWELRMIDAQPGDDWVVPLAVTSVLLDDPLAADAARRATEPLTRGHGAHAMPSFDLWLRAARHGPADPELGPAVRACFAAADAALARLPDAGELRDAVAAFANRYVEHGRCPADDQLDALGTPLGPPPRRARRPGRPPPAPPDPATGPDRRDRTQRPAHPPRAAAKETPE; this comes from the coding sequence GTGTCTCGCCCAGCAACGGCCCCGTCGGGTCCTTGGGGCCCGACGGGCTCATCGCGCCCCGGGGCGGCCACCCCGCGCGCGCACGCGGGCGCGCGCCACCCCGACGCGCCCTCCGACGCGCCGCCCCTGAGCGAGCGGGACGCCGAGGAACACGTCGCCCGCACCTGTGTCTCCACCGGTGCCCCCACCCGGACCGGGGTGGAGTTGGAGTGGCTGGTGCGCCGGGTCGACGATCCAGCCGCCGCGGTGCCCGCCGAGGCGGTGCGGGCCGCGCTCGCCCCGCTCCACGACACCGCTCCGCGAGGCGACGACCCGCCGTGCGACGCCGTGCTGCCCGGCGGCGGACGGCTCACCCGCGAACCTGGCGGGCAGGTCGAGATCAGCAGCGCCCCGGGGGACTCGCTGGTCGCGTGCGTCCGGGCGACCCGGACCGATCTGGCGCGGCTGCGCGACGCGCTGGCCGCTGCCGGCCTGGAGGCCGTCGGCCTCGGCCTTGACCCCTACCGCGATCCGCCCCGGGTGCTGCACCACCCGCGCTACCAGGCGATGGAGAGCTTCTTCGACCGGCAGACCCCGGGCGGTCGGCTGATCATGCGGGCCACCGCCTCGGTGCAGATCAGCGTGGACGCCGGTGACGACTCCCGGGGCCCGACCGGCTATCGCGCCCGCTGGGCGCTGACCCATCGCCTCGGCCCGGTGCTGATCGCCGCCTTCGCCAACTCCCCCGTCTGGCGGGGCCGCCCCACCGGCTGGCGCTCCACCCGGCAGGCCCTGTGGAGCCGCCTGGATCCCGGCCGCACCCGGCCGTTCACCCCCGACGCCCAGGCCACCACCGCCCCCGAGGCCGCCCCCGACGGTGAGGATCCCCGCGCCGCCTGGGCCCGTTACGCCCTGGACGCGTCGCTGCTGTGCGTGCGCCGGGGGGCGCCCGCAGGATGGTACGCGCCCCCCAATCACTCCTTCCGCTCCTGGCTGCGCGGGCCGACCGCAGACCGGCGCGCGCCCACCCTGGCCGATCTCGACTACCACCTGAGCACCCTCTTCCCACCAGTGCGCCCCCGTGGCTGGTGGGAACTGCGGATGATCGACGCCCAACCCGGGGATGACTGGGTCGTGCCGTTGGCGGTGACCAGCGTGCTGCTGGACGATCCGCTCGCCGCCGACGCCGCTCGGCGCGCGACCGAGCCGCTCACCCGGGGCCATGGGGCCCATGCGATGCCCTCCTTCGACCTCTGGCTGCGCGCCGCCCGGCACGGGCCGGCCGACCCGGAGCTTGGCCCGGCCGTCCGCGCCTGCTTCGCCGCCGCCGACGCCGCGCTGGCCCGCCTGCCCGACGCCGGCGAACTCCGGGACGCCGTCGCCGCGTTCGCCAACCGCTACGTGGAGCACGGCCGTTGCCCGGCGGACGATCAGCTGGACGCGCTGGGAACACCCCTCGGCCCTCCGCCTCGGCGGGCCAGGAGGCCCGGCCGCCCGCCACCGGCACCCCCCGACCCGGCGACCGGACCCGATCGACGAGACCGGACACAACGGCCGGCCCACCCCCCTCGCGCGGCAGCCAAGGAGACACCCGAATGA